The Zingiber officinale cultivar Zhangliang chromosome 10A, Zo_v1.1, whole genome shotgun sequence genome contains a region encoding:
- the LOC122027734 gene encoding probable WRKY transcription factor 65 codes for MNGRGSKDEELDKCEREEVGSDARPTSGAGSGDESLPPTQSLAPSPKRSRRAVEKRVMTVPISETKGGGEGAPPPDSWAWRKYGQKPIKGSPYPRGYYRCSSSKGCPARKQVERSRLDPAVIMVTYSFDHNHSWPLPKNHHKYVAPPPPPSPLEEQAPPAPLLPQSEPSLPESIEGEEDAKFSDLISEESSLLSHQQWFPVDVCSTASTSPSAAGSSELLYGSVFFAEAEAAIGSAVAATLPEEREESFGDDEEDSLFAGLGELPEYSVVLRRELASASWVGTTG; via the exons ATGAACGGCAGAGGTAGCAAGGACGAGGAGCTGGACAAGTGCGAGCGCGAGGAGGTCGGGAGCGACGCCAGACCGACGTCGGGCGCTGGATCCGGCGACGAGTCGCTGCCGCCGACGCAGTCTCTGGCTCCGTCTCCTAAGAGAAG CCGGCGGGCGGTGGAGAAGCGGGTGATGACGGTGCCGATAAGCGAGACGAAGGGAGGCGGCGAGGGGGCTCCGCCGCCGGATTCGTGGGCTTGGAGGAAGTACGGGCAGAAGCCCATCAAGGGATCGCCGTATCCCAG GGGTTACTACCGGTGCAGCAGTTCTAAGGGGTGTCCGGCGAGGAAGCAGGTGGAGCGGAGCCGGCTAGACCCGGCTGTGATCATGGTGACTTACTCCTTCGACCACAACCACTCGTGGCCGCTCCCCAAGAATCACCACAAGTACGTcgcaccgccgccgccgccgtcgcccCTGGAGGAGCAGGCGCCGCCGGCCCCACTCCTGCCACAGAGCGAGCCCAGCCTTCCGGAGTCGATCGAGGGGGAGGAGGATGCCAAGTTCTCCGATTTGATCTCCGAGGAATCATCGCTGCTCTCCCACCAGCAGTGGTTCCCCGTCGACGTTTGCTCGACGGCCTCCACCTCCCCCTCCGCCGCCGGATCCAGCGAGCTCCTCTACGGCTCGGTTTTCTTCGCCGAGGCCGAGGCCGCCATCGGCAGCGCCGTCGCGGCGACGCTGCCGGAGGAGCGCGAGGAATCCTTCGGCGACGACGAGGAGGACTCGCTGTTCGCGGGGCTGGGGGAGCTGCCGGAGTACTCGGTGGTGCTCCGCCGGGAGCTGGCGTCCGCATCCTGGGTGGGGACCACGGGATGA
- the LOC122027916 gene encoding heat stress transcription factor C-1a-like: MEKMDHHNLQVAPFVAKTYQMVSDPRMDSLIRWGEGNNSFLVPNPSDFSRVLLPLYFKHSNFSSFVRQLNTYGFRKVDQDKWEFAHLSFLRGQIHLLPRITRRAKKSQFSDVTSSSGSSGDDCKDMEGAAEEAELLQELHRLRQEQMALDAELQRMSERLQATERKPRQMLSFLLKIAEEPQLLSRFIRSKKQQQQYSAAAKKRRMAGIKPSLPPPHPTQELPVLSSEAFQRTPGEPLLAHNSWNPVPAASLVDPHEFGVAMTSSETTAATAAADFPFSLLGHVFF; this comes from the exons ATGGAGAAAATGGATCATCACAATTTGCAAGTGGCTCCGTTCGTGGCGAAGACGTATCAGATGGTGAGCGACCCGAGGATGGACTCTCTGATCCGGTGGGGGGAGGGGAACAACAGCTTCCTGGTGCCCAATCCCAGCGACTTCTCTCGCGTTCTTCTGCCCCTGTACTTCAAGCACAGCAACTTCTCCAGTTTCGTCCGCCAGCTCAACACTTAT GGATTCAGGAAGGTGGATCAGGATAAATGGGAATTTGCTCATCTGTCGTTCCTCAGAGGGCAGATTCACCTCCTCCCTCGCATCACGCGACGCGCTAAGAAGAGTCAATTTTCCGATGTCACTAGCAGCAGCGGCAGCAGCGGCGATGACTGTAAGGACATGGAAGGGGCAGCGGAGGAGGCGGAGCTGCTGCAAGAGCTCCACCGGCTACGGCAGGAGCAGATGGCGCTCGACGCGGAGCTCCAACGGATGAGCGAACGGTTGCAGGCGACCGAGAGGAAGCCGCGCCAGATGCTCTCCTTCCTCCTGAAGATAGCCGAGGAGCCTCAGCTCTTGTCCAGGTTCATCCGCTCCAAGAAGCAGCAGCAGCAGTACTCGGCCGCCGCCAAGAAGAGGCGTATGGCCGGCATCAAGCCGTCGCTGCCTCCTCCTCATCCGACGCAGGAGCTCCCTGTTCTTTCATCAGAAGCCTTTCAACGAACACCTGGTGAGCCATTGCTCGCCCATAATAGCTGGAATCCTGTTCCGGCGGCGAGTCTCGTCGATCCACACGAGTTTGGAGTCGCCATGACGAGTTCAGAGACTACAGCAGCAACAGCAGCAGCCGATTTCCCATTCTCTTTACTGGGCCACGTATTCTTCTAG